The Kineococcus rhizosphaerae genome segment GCGGAACTTCGCGACGGCCACGTCCTGCGGCTCCGGCACGAGACCGTCGACGAGCGCGGCCGACCAGCTGCCCTCGGTCAGGACGCGCGAACCGTTCGCGAGCTCGTCGCCGATCCCCGTCGAGGACCCGTCGGGGTCGTAGACGTGCCGGACCCCCGGCGGCAGGTTCGCCCGGTCGGGCCGGTTGCCCCAGTTCAGCCAGACGACCTGCGCCCCGGCCGCCCGCAGCGGCGGCAGCGTCGCGCGCAGGGGTTCCACCGGGGCGGTGGCGCCCGAGACGTCCACCCCGATCGAGGCGAGCCAGCCGTCGGGGTGGCAGAAGTCGTTCTGCAGGTCCACCACGACGACCGCGGTCCGCGCCAGGTCGAGCGTGAGCCGTTGCGGGGCGGCGTCCAGCGTCACGACGCGGGGTTCGACGCCGGGACGGCGCAGGTCGACGTGGTCGCGCTCCAGGGTCCAGGTGTCGCGGTTCACGCCTCCTCCTCCGGGCCCGGTTCGTCGCTGAGCTCGGCCGCCGTGAGCCACTGGTCGATGTGCTCCTCGACCAGGCGCCGGGCCCGCACCGGGTCCCCCTCGCAGATGGCGGCGACGATCTGGACGTGCTCGCGCCACGTCTCGTTCCGGTCCCCGTGCAGCAGGGAGCGGTTGCTCCAGCTCGTGCGCGCCAGCAGCGGCTGGTGGACGGCGAACAGCGTGGCGCTGCCGCTGGCGGCGACGACCGCGGCGTGGATGGCGGCGTTCACCTCCCGCAGGGTCGCGCCGTCGTCGGCGGCCAGGGCGCGCTGCCCGCGGTGCACGAGGTCGGTCAGCGCGGCCCGCGACTCCTCGGACAGCTCGCGGGCGGCGCGTTCGGCGGCCATGCCCTCCACGAGGCGGCGCAGCGGGGCGATCTCCCCCATCTCCTCGGTCGACAGCCGCGTGACGATCCGCGCCCGGGACGCCGTGGTCATGACCAGGCCCTCGCTCTCCAGGGCCTTCAGCGCCTCCCGGACCGGGATCCGGGAGACGGCGTAGACCTGCGACAGCCGTTCCTCGACGAGGCGCTGGCCGGGGGCGTAGGTGCCGCCGATGATGTCGGCGCGCAACTGCTCGGTGACCAGGTCGGCCAGGCTGCGCCTCTTCGTGGGCGGCGGGGTCACCGGCCCGCCCCGGGGAACTCGAAGCCGACGATCTCCAGCAGCGCCTCGGCCAGCCGCGTCTCGTAGGCCTCGCGGATCCGGTGGCCGAACTCCTCGGTGGCCTTGACCGGGTCCCCCACGACGCCGTTGGCGGACAGGTCGTCGGTCACCCAGGCCGAGGGGACGACGCCCTCCAGCGTCAGGTGCCGCTTGTCGCGGTACAGGTCGACGACCGCCCGGCCCCCCTCGGCGGCGCGGTCCATCCGGACCGTGCCCGGGTCCAGGGCCAGCATGAGCGAGGTCTCGACGTGACCGCCGTGGATGGAGAACTCCGCGTCGGGCACGTCGAGGTCGTCGGGGACCCCGAGGCGTCCCGTGGTGACGGGGAACACCATGAGCCCCGTCTCGACGCGGATGTCGCGCGCCACGGTGTCCAGCGTCGACGGGTTCCCGCCGTGGCCGTTGACGAACACCAGACGGCGGAACCCCGACGCCGCGACCGAGCGGCCGACGTCCTCGCACACCGACAGCAGGGTGCGGGTGGACAGCGAGACCGTGCCCGCGCGGCCCAGGTGCTCGCTGGACTTGCCGTAGTGCAGGGTCGGCAGGACCCACACGGGCGCCTCGTCCGGCAGTCGGCCGACGGCACCGGCCGCGATGCGCTCGGCGACGAAGGCGTCCGTCATGACGGGCAGGTGCGGGCCGTGCTGCTCGATCGCCCCGATGGGCTGGACGACGACCCCGTCCTGCTTGGGCAGCGCGGCGACGTCGACGGTGGACAGGCGGTGCAGCAGGCGTTCGACGCTCACGGCGGTCTCCTCCGGGCTCAGGGGGCGGGCGGCAGGGTGGCGGCGGGGACGACCGTGGGCAGCAGGTCGGTGGTGAACAGCTCGGCGGCTTCGACCGTACCGTCCAGGCCGCCGAGGTCGGCCATGGCGCTCGCCAGGTCGCTCCAGCGCTGCTGCGTCATGGCGCCGAGCCCGCTCGTCGCGGCGTCCCCGGCGACGAGGAACTCGCGCTGGCGGTCCCAGGCGTACCACAGGGCCTGCTCGTCCAGCTCGGTGTTCTCCTCGCGGATCGCCGCGTTCGCGCGCTGGGCCACGGCGGTGTCGGAGATGTACGAACCCCACCCCCGCAACCCCGCGTCGAGGAAGGCCCGGACCTGGTCCTCCTTGTCCTGCAGGGTCTTCTCGCTGACGAAGACGACGTCGTTGTACGGGTCGTACCCGGCGTCGGCGTAGCTGAAGAACGTCACGGGCACCCCGGCCTGCTCGGCGGTGTAGGCCTCGTTCGTGGGCCAGCCCTGCTGGACGAGGGAGGGGTCGTGCAGGAACTCGGCGATGGATCCCGAGTACACCCGGGTCGTCAGGGTGACGCCCTTCGTCTTCTGCACCCACAGGTTGCCCAGCGCGCCGGTCTGCACGACCCAGGTGCGGTCGAGGAGGTCGTCGATCGAGGTCGCGCCCTGGTCGGCGTGGACCATGACCCCGACCGGGTTCTTCTGGTAGAGCGCCGCGACGGCGACGACGGGGATGCCCTGGGCGCGCGAGCGCACGACGTCCTCGGCGGAGGCGATGCCGATGTCGGCACGGCCGGCGGCCACCAGCTGGACGCCGGAGACCTGCGGTCCACCGGGCTGCAGCGTGACGTCGAGACCGGCCTGGGTGAACAGCCCCTCCTCACGGGCGGCGAACCAGCCGCCGCTCTCGGGCGTGGGGTACCAGCCGAGGACGGCGGTCAGCGGTTCGGCGGACCCGGCGGTCGCACCCCCGGTGCTCGTCCCGGTGCCGCCGCAGGCGGAGAGGG includes the following:
- a CDS encoding ABC transporter substrate-binding protein translates to MTTRRQLLTGALLGATGLTLSACGGTGTSTGGATAGSAEPLTAVLGWYPTPESGGWFAAREEGLFTQAGLDVTLQPGGPQVSGVQLVAAGRADIGIASAEDVVRSRAQGIPVVAVAALYQKNPVGVMVHADQGATSIDDLLDRTWVVQTGALGNLWVQKTKGVTLTTRVYSGSIAEFLHDPSLVQQGWPTNEAYTAEQAGVPVTFFSYADAGYDPYNDVVFVSEKTLQDKEDQVRAFLDAGLRGWGSYISDTAVAQRANAAIREENTELDEQALWYAWDRQREFLVAGDAATSGLGAMTQQRWSDLASAMADLGGLDGTVEAAELFTTDLLPTVVPAATLPPAP
- a CDS encoding creatininase family protein, with the translated sequence MSVERLLHRLSTVDVAALPKQDGVVVQPIGAIEQHGPHLPVMTDAFVAERIAAGAVGRLPDEAPVWVLPTLHYGKSSEHLGRAGTVSLSTRTLLSVCEDVGRSVAASGFRRLVFVNGHGGNPSTLDTVARDIRVETGLMVFPVTTGRLGVPDDLDVPDAEFSIHGGHVETSLMLALDPGTVRMDRAAEGGRAVVDLYRDKRHLTLEGVVPSAWVTDDLSANGVVGDPVKATEEFGHRIREAYETRLAEALLEIVGFEFPGAGR
- a CDS encoding GntR family transcriptional regulator, translated to MTPPPTKRRSLADLVTEQLRADIIGGTYAPGQRLVEERLSQVYAVSRIPVREALKALESEGLVMTTASRARIVTRLSTEEMGEIAPLRRLVEGMAAERAARELSEESRAALTDLVHRGQRALAADDGATLREVNAAIHAAVVAASGSATLFAVHQPLLARTSWSNRSLLHGDRNETWREHVQIVAAICEGDPVRARRLVEEHIDQWLTAAELSDEPGPEEEA
- a CDS encoding cysteine hydrolase family protein encodes the protein MNRDTWTLERDHVDLRRPGVEPRVVTLDAAPQRLTLDLARTAVVVVDLQNDFCHPDGWLASIGVDVSGATAPVEPLRATLPPLRAAGAQVVWLNWGNRPDRANLPPGVRHVYDPDGSSTGIGDELANGSRVLTEGSWSAALVDGLVPEPQDVAVAKFRMSGFFDTELDSVLRRMRVDTLLFAGVNTDQCVLATLSDAACLGYDVVLVEDLCATTSPRFCTDATLYNVRQVFGFTTTSAQLRAALTA